A genomic region of Colletotrichum destructivum chromosome 5, complete sequence contains the following coding sequences:
- a CDS encoding Putative Tudor domain, staphylococcal nuclease (SNase-like), SNase-like, superfamily, translating into MSKPFFAKVKSVLSGDTLILTAPNNPKAEKTFSLAYVGAPRLNKEGDEPFAFQSREYLRELVVGKQIQCTVAYTVPSGREFGTALLSKDGPSLPDEAVKAGWLKVREDAGRKEDDETILQRLDNLRNLETEAKNAGKGLWSDKGGHIEVQNDLGGPQFMNEWKGKTVDGIVERVLSGDRLLVRLLLSDKKHVQVMTLLAGIRTPTTERTIQSTGQTQPAEEFGNEAKSFVEERLLQRRIKVDIVGASAQGQLVAAIIHPNGNKNIAEFLLSEGLARCNDFHSTMLGEKMASLRAAEKTAQGKKLRLHQHHVAKADASASDMVVAKVIGADTIIVRNKAGTNEKRINFSSVRGPRTNEPSEAPYKDEAKEFLRKKIIGKHVRISIDGSKPAADNFEAREVATVTEKGKNIGLLLVEEGYASVIRHRKDDTDRSPNYDELLAAQEKAKEDKKGIWSGKAPKIKQFVDVSESQQKAKIQLGTLSRQKKVPAVVDFVKSGSRFTLLIPREGVKLTLVLGGIRAPRAPGPRGEKGEEFGQEAIDLANRRCNQRDVEVDIYDIDKVGGFIGDLYINRENFAKLLVEEGLASVHAYSAEKSGNATELFAAERQAKEGRKGLWHSWDPSQEEDDESAPVETATNDTPEAYENKPKDYRDVVITNIDGNGKIKIQEIGKGTAALTTLMNDFKKFHLDSKNSKPVGDAPKAGDYVAAQFSADGQWYRGRIRSNDRAAKVAEVVYIDYGNSEKQPWSKLRPLDQPQFTTQKLKAQAIDASLSFLQLPTAPEYFSESIGFIAELTEGKELVASFDHVDNKEGVSYITLFDYNASDKKPGPNDSINKEIVANGQAMVPKKLKAWERSSQHAAYLKHLKEVEAKAKEERLGMWEYGDITED; encoded by the coding sequence ATGTCGAAGCCCTTCTTCGCCAAGGTCAAGAGCGTGCTGAGCGGCGACACCCTCATCTTGACCGCTCCCAACAACCCGAAAGCCGAAAAGACCTTCTCCCTCGCATACGTTGGCGCCCCCCGGCTGAACAAGGAGGGTGACGAGCCCTTTGCTTTCCAGTCGAGAGAATATCTCAGAGAACTCGTTGTTGGCAAACAGATTCAATGCACAGTAGCTTACACCGTACCTTCCGGCCGTGAGTTCGGCACTGCTCTGCTCTCCAAGGACGGCCCCTCCCTACCCGACGAAGCTGTCAAGGCCGGATGGCTCAAGGTCAGGGAAGATGCCGGCCGaaaggaggacgacgagaccatTCTGCAGCGTCTTGACAACCTGCGCAACTTGGAgaccgaggccaagaacgCCGGCAAGGGTCTGTGGTCCGACAAGGGCGGCCACATTGAGGTCCAGAatgacctcggcggccccCAGTTCATGAACGAGTGGAAGGGCAAGACCGTGGATGGAATTGTCGAGCGGGTCCTCAGTGGCGATCGCCTGCTCGTGCGACTTCTGCTTTCGGACAAGAAGCACGTGCAGGTCATGACGCTTCTTGCCGGAATTCGTACCCCGACCACCGAGCGAACGATACAGTCCACCGGTCAGACCCAGCCTGCTGAAGAGTTCGGAAACGAGGCTAAGTCATTCGTCGAGGAGAGGCTGTTGCAGCGCCGCATAAAGGTCGACATCGTTGGCGCCAGCGCTCAGGGGCAGCTGGTCGCGGCCATCATCCACCCCAATGGCAACAAGAACATCGCCGAGTTCCTCCTGTCCGAGGGTCTGGCGAGATGCAACGACTTCCACTCCACCATGCTCGGCGAGAAGATGGCCAGCCTTCGTGCTGCTGAGAAGACGGCCCAGGGCAAGAAGCTGCGCCTGCACCAGCACCATGTTGCCAAGGCCGATGCCTCGGCTTCCGACATGGTTGTTGCCAAGGTCATTGGCGCGGACACCATTATTGTCCGCAACAAGGCCGGCACCAACGAGAAGAGAATCAACTTCAGCAGTGTCCGTGGTCCCCGCACCAACGAGCCTTCCGAAGCCCCTTACAAGGACGAGGCGAAGGAGTTCCTGCGTAAGAAGATCATTGGAAAACACGTCCGCATCAGCATCGACGGCTCCAAGCCCGCTGCCGACAATTTTGAAGCTCGTGAGGTCGCCACGGTGActgagaagggcaagaacATTGGTCTGCTTCTGGTCGAGGAAGGCTACGCTTCCGTGATTCGTCACCGCAAGGACGACACTGATCGCTCGCCCAACTACGATGAGCTGCTCGCTGCCcaggagaaggccaaggaggatAAGAAGGGTATCTGGTCTGGCAAGGCGCCCAAGATCAAGCAGTTCGTCGACGTTTCCGAGTCTCAACAAAAGGCCAAGATCCAGCTTGGCACCCTGTCAAGACAGAAGAAGGTGCCCGCTGTTGTCGACTTTGTTAAGTCTGGATCGCGTTTCACGCTTCTGATTCCTCGCGAGGGCGTCAAGCTCACCCTGGTTTTGGGCGGTATTCGCGCTCCTCGTGCCCCGGGTCCCCGCGGCGAGAAGGGTGAGGAGTTTGGCCAGGAGGCCATCGATCTCGCCAACCGTCGCTGCAACCAACGCGATGTCGAGGTTGATATTTACGACATTGACAAGGTTGGTGGGTTCATCGGTGACTTGTACATCAACCGTGAGAACTTCGCCAAGCtgcttgtcgaggagggtCTTGCCTCGGTCCATGCATACTCAGCCGAGAAGTCCGGCAACGCTACTGAGCTGTTTGCCGCCGAGAGgcaggccaaggagggccGCAAGGGTCTGTGGCACAGCTGGGACCCGTCacaagaggaggacgatgagtCTGCGCCCGTTGAGACTGCGACCAACGACACACCAGAGGCTTACGAGAACAAGCCCAAGGACTACCGGGACGTCGTCATTACCAACATTGATGGCAACGGCAAGATCAAGATCCAGGAAATCGGCAAGGGCACTGCTGCGTTGACAACGCTCATGAACGATTTTAAGAAGTTCCACCTGGACTCAAAGAACAGCAAGCCTGTTGGTGACGCGCCCAAGGCCGGTGACTACGTCGCCGCGCAATTCTCGGCCGACGGGCAGTGGTACAGAGGTCGCATCCGCTCCAACGACCGCGCGGCCAAggtggccgaggtcgtctACATCGACTACGGCAACTCGGAGAAGCAGCCCTGGTCCAAGCTGAGGCCCCTGGACCAGCCTCAGTTCACGACACAGAAGCTGAAGGCGCAGGCCATCGATGCCTCGTTGTCGTTCCTGCAGCTGCCTACGGCGCCGGAATACTTCTCGGAGTCGATCGGCTTCATCGCCGAGCTTACGGAGGGCAAGGAGCTGGTGGCCAGCTTCGACCACGTCGATAACAAGGAGGGTGTCAGTTACATTACGCTGTTCGACTACAACGCGAGCGACAAGAAGCCGGGCCCGAACGACTCGATCAACAAAGAGATTGTTGCCAATGGCCAGGCCATGGTTCCtaagaagctcaaggcctGGGAACGCAGCAGCCAGCACGCTGCTTACCTGAAGCACCTgaaggaggtcgaggccaaggccaaggaggagagacTTGGCATGTGGGAGTACGGCGATATCACCGAGGACTAA
- a CDS encoding Putative calcineurin-like phosphoesterase domain, ApaH type, metallo-dependent phosphatase — protein MAFPAPARPRRAVVCFASLFILTTIFLAATRMASSLEFALRRRPTTREAPKRSAADAPMSYGSAARPAFTDLSVQIATLPEQHLPSRANPGHRLVIVGDVHGMRASLDKLLEELRFDTSRGDHLVLAGDMINKGPDSRAVIDLAMSLGASAVRGNHEDRVLLAHRSMQTTHVADEDAHGNPVTKREEGAEAEEHKTEEPKTEEPKPEDHKAEDPEKENPKKENPTPEPESADDKAAAAAPEASETPEEPEEPEQDDLEPTIFPHGDSRERATARALSRKHRDWLSTLPVILDVGSVEGLGNLVVVHAGLVPGLPLRQQDPWAVMNMRGLVYPREELRRQEARRVLEDYRKIHTAAPDVTETMVEREHERRRKPGDRGLAIPTDRHDGASSWPRAWNALQRGLPESEPRTAVAYGHDSKRGLSIDKYTFGLDSGCVNGGELSALVIEATAEGVTHAVKSVKCDKDGGKGRKKHKKSEKKETTADEKARS, from the coding sequence ATGGCATTCCCAGCGCCggcccgcccgcgccgcgccgtcgtctgcTTCGCCTCTCTCTTCATCCTTACCACgatcttcctcgccgccacccgCATGGCCTCCTCCCTCGAGTTCgcccttcgccgccgtcccacGACCCGTGAGGCCCCGAAGCGCTCCGCTGCCGACGCACCCATGTCCTACGGCTCCGCCGCCAGGCCGGCCTTCACCGACCTCTCGGTCCAGATCGCCACCCTGCCCGAGCAACACCTGCCCTCGCGCGCGAACCCGGGCCACcgcctcgtcatcgtcggcgacgtccacGGCATGCGCGCCTCGCTCGAcaagctgctcgaggagctgcgctTCGACACCTCGCGCGGCGACCACCTCGTGCTCGCCGGCGACATGATCAACAAGGGGCCCGACTCGAGggccgtcatcgacctcgccatgAGCCTCGGCGCCTCCGCCGTCCGAGGCAACCACGAGGACCGCGTGTTGCTGGCCCACCGCAGCATGCAGACGACGCAcgtcgccgatgaggacGCCCACGGGAATCCCGTCAccaagagggaggagggagccGAGGCAGAAGAGCATAAGACGGAAGAGCCCAAGACGGAAGAGCCAAAGCCAGAAGATCACAAGGCAGAGGATCCTGAGAAGGAAAACCCCAAGAAAGAAAACCCGACGCCCGAACCCGAGTCTGCCGACGACAaagccgccgctgccgcccccgagGCCTCAGAGACCCCCGAGGAGCCCGAGGAGCCCGAGCaggacgacctcgagccCACCATCTTCCCCCACGGCGACTCCCGCGAGCGCGCCACCGCCCGCGCCCTCTCGCGCAAGCACCGCGACTGGCTCTCCACCCTACCCGTGATCCTGGACGTCGGCtccgtcgagggcctcggcaacctcgtcgtcgtccacgccggcctcgtccccggCCTCCCCCTGCGCCAGCAGGACCCGTGGGCCGTCATGAACATGCGCGGCCTCGTCTACCCGCGCGAGGAgctccgccgccaggaggcccgccgcgtcctcgaggacTACCGCAAGATCCacaccgccgcccccgacgTCACCGAGACCATGGTGGAGCGCGAGCAcgagcgccgccgcaagcccggcgaccgcggcctcgccatccccACCGACCGCCACGACGGCGCGAGCTCCTGGCCCCGCGCCTGGAACGCCCTCCAGCGGGGCCTGCCCGAGTCCGAGCCccgcaccgccgtcgcctacGGCCACGACTCCAAGAGGGGTCTCAGCATCGACAAGTACAccttcggcctcgactcGGGCTgcgtcaacggcggcgagctcaGCGCGCTCGTCATCGAGGCcacggccgagggcgtcacgCACGCCGTCAAGAGCGTCAAGTGCGACAAGGACGGGGgcaaggggaggaagaagcacaagaagagcgagaagaaggagacgacggcggacgagaagGCTCGGTCATAG
- a CDS encoding Putative transaldolase/Fructose-6-phosphate aldolase, aldolase-type TIM barrel — protein sequence MSTSLDQLKATGTVVVSDSGDFASIAKYKPQDATTNPSLILAASKKPEYAKLIDEAVAYAKKKGGSVDDQVDAALDSLLVEFGKEILKVVPGKVSTEVDARFSFDTKASVDKALHIIELYKEQGISKDRVLIKIASTWEGIKAAEILQRDHGINTNLTLMFSITQAIAAAEAGAYLISPFVGRILDWYKAAHKKEYTKEEDPGVKSVGTIFNYYKKFGYNTIVMGASFRNIGEITELAGCDYLTISPNLLEELLNSDAPVPKKLDAAAAASLNLEKKSYINDEPLFRFDFNEEQMAVEKLREGISKFAADAVTLKDIIKAKVQA from the exons aTGTCTACCTccctcgaccagctcaaggccaccggcaccgtcgttgTCAGCGACTCCGGTGACTTCGCCT CCATCGCCAAGTACAAGCCCCAGGATGCCACCACCAAcccctccctcatcctcgccgcctccaagaAGCCCGAGTACGCCAAGCTGATTGACGAGGCCGTTGCCTacgccaagaagaagggcggttccgtcgacgaccaggTCGACGCTGCCCTCGActctctcctcgtcgagttCGGCAAGGAGATTCTCAAGGTCGTCCCCGGCAAGGTTTCCACCGAGGTTGACGCccgcttctccttcgacACCAAGGCCTCCGTCGACAAGGCTCTGCACATCATTGAG CTTTACAAGGAGCAGGGCATCTCCAAGGACCGTGTCCTGATTAAGATCGCCTCCACCTGGGAGGGTATCAAGGCCGCTGAGATCCTCCAGCGCGACCAcggcatcaacaccaaccTGACCCTCATGTTCTCCATCAcccaggccatcgccgccgccgaggccggtgCCTACCTTATCTCCCCCTTCGTCGGCCGCATCCTCGACTGGTACAAGGCCGCCCACAAGAAGGAGTacaccaaggaggaggacccCGGTGTCAAGTCCGTCGGTACCATCTTCAACTACTACAAGAAGTTCGGCTACAACACCATCGTCATGGGTGCCTCTTTCCGCAACATTGGCGAGATCACTGAGCTTGCTGGCTGCGACTACCTCACCATCTCC CCCAACCTGCTTGAGGAGCTCCTCAACTCCGACGCTCCCGTCCCCAAGAAGCTggacgctgccgccgccgccagcctcaacctcgagaagaagtcgTACATCAACGACGAGCCCCTCTTCCGCTTCGACTTCAACGAGGAGCAgatggccgtcgagaagcttcGCGAGGGTATCTCCAAGttcgccgccgatgctgtcaccctcaaggacatcatcaaggccaaggtccaGGCATAA
- a CDS encoding Putative superoxide dismutase, copper/zinc binding domain-containing protein, which yields MVKAVAVVRGDSKVTGSVVFEQESESAPTKITWDITGNDANAKRGMHIHTFGDNTNGCTSAGPHFNPHNKGHGAPEDEDRHVGDLGNIETDAQGNSKGTVTDKHVKLIGPESVIGRTVVVHGGTDDLGKGQNEESKKTGNAGPRPACGVIGISN from the exons TCGCTGTCGTCCGTGGTGACTCTAAGGTCAccggctccgtcgtcttcgagcaGGAGTCCGAGTCCGCTCCCACCAAGATCACCTGGGACATCACTGGTAACGACGCCAACGCAAAGCGTGGCATGCACATCCACACTTTTGGTGACAACACCAACGGCTGCACCTCTGCCGGCCCTCACT TCAACCCCCACAACAAGGGCCACGGCGctcccgaggacgaggaccgcCACGTTGGTGACCTCGGCAACATCGAGACCGATGCCCAGGGCAACTCCAAGGGCACCGTCACCGACAAGCACGTCAAGCTGATCGGCCCCGAGAGCGTCATCGGccgcaccgtcgtcgtccacggcggCACCGATGACCTCGGCAAGGGCCAGAACGAGGAGTCCAAGAAGACCGGCAACGCCGGTCCCCGCCCCGCCTGCG GTGTCATTGGTATCTCCAACTAA